In Sander vitreus isolate 19-12246 chromosome 12, sanVit1, whole genome shotgun sequence, the following proteins share a genomic window:
- the yes1 gene encoding tyrosine-protein kinase yes produces the protein MGCVRSKEDKGPALKYRPDNSNATQINAHLGHYGPDPTLMGHSPAMKTHNNSYNSHAAALTPFGGASSVMTPFGGASTSFTSVAVSSPFPGVITGGVTFFVALYDYEARTSDDLSFKKGDRFQIINNTEGDWWEARSINTGQKGYIPSNYVAPADSIQAEEWYFGKMGRKDAERLLLLPGNQRGTFLARESETTKGAYSLSIRDWDEVKGDNVKHYKIRKLDNGGYYITTRAQFEALQKLVKHYTEHADGLCYRLTTVCPTVKPQTQGLAKDAWEIPRESLRLEIKLGQGCFGEVWMGTWNGTTKVAIKTLKPGTMSPEAFLQEAQIMKKLRHDKLVPLYAVVSEEPIYIVTEFMGKGSLLDFLKEGDGRYLKLPQLVDMAAQIADGMAFIERMNYIHRDLRAANILVADNLVCKIADFGLARLIEDNEYTARQGAKFPIKWTAPEAALYGRFTIKSDVWSFGILLTELVTKGRVPYPGMVNREVLEQVERGYRMPCPQGCPESLHEMMRHCWKKEPDERPTFEYIQSFLEDYFTATEPQYQPGDNL, from the exons ATGGGTTGCGTCAGGAGTAAAGAGGACAAGGGGCCGGCGCTGAAGTACCGACCCGACAACTCCAATGCCACGCAGATCAATGCCCACCTGGGCCACTACGGGCCTGACCCCACCCTGATGGGTCATTCACCAGCTATGAAGACACACaacaacagctacaacagtcatGCCGCCGCCCTCACGCCCTTCGGTGGGGCGTCTTCAGTCATGACGCCCTTTGGCGGGGCCTCCACCTCCTTCACCTCCGTGGCTGTGAGCAGTCCCTTCCCTGGTGTCATCACAG GTGGTGTTACATTTTTCGTAGCGCTGTACGACTATGAAGCAAGGACGTCGGATGATCTGTCATTCAAAAAAGGGGATCGTTTCCAGATTATCAACAACAC GGAAGGCGACTGGTGGGAGGCTCGCTCCATCAACACCGGACAGAAAGGTTACATTCCCAGTAACTACGTGGCTCCAGCCGACTCCATACAGGCTGAAGA ATGGTACTTTGGTAAAATGGGCCGCAAAGACGCCGAGCGTCTCTTATTGCTTCCAGGGAACCAGCGGGGCACTTTCTTAGCACGAGAGAGTGAGACGACCAAAG GTGCCTACTCTCTGTCTATCCGGGACTGGGATGAGGTGAAGGGAGACAACGTTAAACACTACAAGATCCGAAAGCTGGATAACGGTGGTTATTACATCACCACTCGGGCCCAGTTTGAGGCACTACAGAAGCTGGTGAAACACTACACAG AACATGCAGATGGTCTGTGCTACAGGCTGACAACTGTGTGCCCCACAGTGAAGCCTCAGACTCAGGGACTAGCTAAGGATGCTTGGGAAATCCCGCGAGAGTCCCTCCGACTGGAGATCAAACTTGGCCAGGGCTGCTTCGGAGAAGTCTGGATGG GCACATGGAATGGCACTACTAAGGTGGCTATTAAGACCCTGAAGCCAGGCACCATGTCCCCAGAGGCCTTCCTGCAGGAGGCTCAGATCATGAAGAAACTCCGACACGACAAACTGGTGCCTCTCTATGCCGTTGTGTCTGAGGAGCCCATCTACATTGTAACTGAATTTATGGGAAAAG GTAGTTTACTGGACTTCCTGAAGGAGGGAGATGGTAGATATCTGAAGCTACCCCAGCTGGTGGACATGGCTGCACAG ATCGCAGATGGCATGGCCTTCATTGAGAGGATGAACTACATCCACAGGGACCTGAGAGCTGCCAACATCCTGGTGGCTGATAACTTGGTGTGTAAGATCGCCGACTTTGGCCTGGCTCGGCTCATTGAGGACAACGAGTACACCGCCcgacaag GAGCTAAATTTCCCATCAAGTGGACGGCCCCTGAAGCGGCTCTGTACGGCCGCTTCACTATCAAATCAGACGTCTGGTCGTTTGGTATACTACTGACTGAACTGGTGACCAAGGGCAGAGTACCATATCCAG gtATGGTAAATCGAGAGGTACTTGAGCAGGTAGAACGTGGTTACCGCATGCCCTGCCCCCAGGGCTGCCCCGAGTCCCTGCATGAGATGATGAGGCACTGCTGGAAGAAGGAGCCAGACGAAAGGCCGACCTTTGAATACATCCAGTCCTTTTTGGAAGACTACTTCACAGCCACAGAGCCACAGTACCAGCCAGGAGACAACCTCTAG